In the Gossypium arboreum isolate Shixiya-1 chromosome 10, ASM2569848v2, whole genome shotgun sequence genome, one interval contains:
- the LOC128281804 gene encoding secreted RxLR effector protein 161-like, giving the protein MQKIPYASAVGSLVYAQVCTRPDIAYIVGMLGRYLSNPVIDHWIAVKRVMRYLQRTKDYMLNYKRSNLLEVIGYSDSDFARCQYSRKSTSGYIYLLVGGAISWKSVKQTLVASSTMAAEFVACYEASNHGIRLRNFVTRLRILENVKRPLKLFCDNKSAVLYSNNNRSSSKSKHIDIKFLVVKERVQNGQISIEHIGANSMIADPLTKGLPLKVFHEHTAYMGVTLFEDIMI; this is encoded by the coding sequence ATGCAAAAGATTCCCTATGCATCAGCTGTTGGGAGTTTAGTGTATGCTCAAGTATGTACGCGTCCGGACATTGCGTACATTGTTGggatgttaggcagatatttAAGCAACCCTGTTATAGACCATTGGATAGCAGTCAAAAGGGTTATGAGATATCttcagagaacaaaagattacatgcttAATTATAAGAGATCAAATCTTTTGGAGGTCATAGggtattctgattctgatttcgCTAGATGCCAATATAGTAGGAAATCTACATCAGGCTATATTTACCTGTTAGTCGGAGGAGCTATATCTTGGAAAAGTGTCAAACAGACACTTGTAGCTTCGTCCACTATGGCAGCAGAGTTTGTAGCATGCTATGAGGCATCAAACCATGGAATACGGTTGCGGAACTTTGTCACAAGGCTGCGCATTTTGGAGAATGTAAAAAGACCACTCAAATTATTTTGTGACAATAAGTCAGCAGTGCTGTATTCCAATAACAACAGGAGTTCATCCAAGTCAAAGCATATTGACATAAAGTTTCTAGTTGTAAAAGAAAGAGTGCAAAATGGTCAAATCTCCATAGAGCACATTGGGGCAAACTCCATGATAGCGGATCCGCTCACAAAAGGTTTACCACTCAAGGTCTTTCATGAGCACACTGCTTACATGGGTGTTACATTGTTTGAGGATATCATGATTTAG